A stretch of DNA from Saccharomycodes ludwigii strain NBRC 1722 chromosome I, whole genome shotgun sequence:
aaattatataaacaattatCTCAAAAAATTAGTCAAATACATCATTCGtcatcttcttcctcaTCGTCCTCTTCGGCTGATTTCAACCAAGTGATAAATGGCTTAGCACTTTTTCTAACTTTTTTGGAGATTGGTTTTggaacaaattttttagaaCATGTAGTACCAAAATGCATTATAGATTCCTCTGAacaaatatcattattataaatttgaaCCAATATTTTAGGTAACAAAGGAATTAATTCCGGATGTTGTATACCCAGAAATCTTTCAATACCGCCCAAGAaatgtttttcaaattcagGACGATTATTAATAAgcttaataaaaaagggaGCATGTTCAGCAATTTCAGAAACTatatcttcatcttcaaacATTATCTGTGGAATAACACAGGCTAATCTTGGATCTTGTACTAAATCCATTTCAACAGCCTTTTTGTATAACTCAACATCGCTTGGGAATTCCTCTTGGTTATCAGCCCACTCGCCGTATTCCTCTAGTTTAACAAGTTCTGGAGATAAGGGTTCAGCACCACTACCTTCTAAAGCTCTCTTTCTAATGGCTTCTTCACTCATATCCACAGCCCAATCGTCGTCTTTAActtctattttttctaaGTTGGAAGCAGCAGCATTGATTTTACGTGCTAATTCGTCATCTTCATCGTCTTTTGCCTTGTTTTTTGATTTCTTATTAAGTTCTGTGTTAATTCCTTGATTTTCCTGGGCAATATCACTAATGGAAACACCGCCACCTACTACATTGGCAGAAGCAGTAGCagctttctttttactCTTCTTAGAACCAGAACTAGAACCACCACTGCCAGGAgggtttttcaaaatatagGAATATAGCTTATGTCTTGGATCCATGGAAGTAATCTTACCACAAGCTTTACAATCCCTCTGTAAATCACTGCCGTTTTTGATGATAATTTCAGTTTCGGGATTTTGACAACTGCCAcacaaaacaaatttattgatGAAACCATCTAAAGTGTCTTGTAATTTACCGGGTTCATGAACACCGTTAACTAAATATCTATCTTTGGCTTCATCGATAGTAGTTTGGGCACCTAATTCAAATCCAAAGTATTTGATAATATAAGAGACTGGTCTGTTCAAAGCACGTGCCACATCAGCGGCATTCATAATGTTAGTTTTAATACCATTACCTTTACCTTCCACTTTGGCTTGGATAGGAGGCATCTTATAACGGTAGAAAGGATCCGTGTTAGAACGGCAAATATTGATGgacatttttgttttatctatttatttatttatttattttctttaaaaatatattggaGGTGATTGGAGAAATGTTACACTCTGTATTGATGAATGCGATAGTGAGTAACAGGTAATTATAATGATGGCAATATCACTATAGTTTTTGTGTGAATTGTGGTTATACGATGGATAAGATGTGAAACAAGCAAGCTTAACGAATATATAATTAGTGATGAATGAAAAAGTTGTAGTAGTAAAATCTGAAGGCGAGCGACAGAGAAAGatggaaaaagaagaagaaaaaaattttttcgtttttcgtttttcgtttttttttttttctttttttttctttttttttcttttcttttttcttttttcttttttttttttttttcatcgtTACGTAACAAAACACCCATAAACCACTTACACCCACACCTGATCCTTCAAATCACTTTGTACGTCAGGATTTAGAAAGTCaggatttaaaaaagaacaacaaaaaaaaagaaagaaaaaaataatgtatATTTTGCCCATGTAAacgaaatatatataaacaaaatactaaaatactaaaaaaaagaagtaaaaagggaaaaaagttgtttCAACACAagtaacaaaataaatcaagAATGTCTATTccattaaaagaaaaactaaTCTCAATTGCCACTACAGGTTACTATGCTCAATTAGATCCTAAACAGATTGAAGAAACCTACCATGAACTTAAAACTTATTTGAAATTCTCAACTGGTTTAACCAACATGGAATATTTCCAATTATTAgatctattattaatactatGTTTATACAAAGGAAGAGACACTGAGGCTGAATTCTTGTATAAAGCTCTGTGCGACAAATTTGGCGAAGATTCCCCATTTTTGCATTATTACAGATCCCTATTACATGAAATCGGTAACATTAACAATCCTGATGTTGAAGATACCACGCCCgttgaaaaagatattgaaaatttaattagTACCCACCTAGAAGTTGAGACTGACAACGTTGATTATTTACTTATGAGTAAAAGGTATTtgatgttgaaaaaaagaggttGTTCCATACAAACTTGGTTGAGACTATGTTTTGGCCTCTTGGAGAAATTTCCTATGGATGCTGAATTATGGTATTCTTGTGCTTTAGAGTATTTTAAACTCGAATTATATGATCAAGCCATATATTGCTTTGAAGAAGTTGTAATGTTAACTCCCTTCAATTACGTTGCCTTAGGATCTTTGGGTGAAGCGTTGTactataaatataaatccAACACCACTACTATcaccaataaaaataataacaatctTGCTGAAACAATATATGTTTTACAAGAGGCTTTGGATaggtttttaaaaagtgtAGAGTTGAGTGAAAACTACATGAAAAGTTGGTGCTTTATTGCAATAATTTGTAAAGAAATTTTAGACTTGAGtaacaatgataaaaaatattctaaGAAAAGGGAATTATTGGATTTAGCTAAGAGACAATTACAAAAAACTGACATAATGAATGAATCAGATAAAACTGCATGTAAACTAGTATTGTCCAACATTTGAATAGAagataaaaagaagaagcGACGAAGAGtaatatttacttttttttttttttatttcatttttatttttatttttcctactatttatatatatatatatatattactatAATCTCAACGTTTCACATTCTCTCTTGATCAACGGCAAATGTTGGATAACAGCATTGCTGTCTCTTAAAGCCAATTTAGGGTCCTTTGTACCCAAATATTTCGATAAAACAGTTGCATAATCACATTCAAATTCTTTGTATTCTCTAACAACTACTTTTTCGTCAAACTCTATATAGATTCTAGTATCATGAACTCTAAATAGTACCTCATCAACCCTAAGAAAAAATCTacacaataataatagtctTTCGTTCATAACCCTTATTTTGGCACTTAATACACTTATGCCATTGTCTGCTAATTCATCCTCATATAAAACCATGTCATCATAAAATAGAATAGGATCTGGTCTACTTAATTTATCAATTGGCAATTGGTAATCGTTATCTAATGTAAATGAATGggtattttcttttgaaaacTTAACCAACCCCTTATAGTCAATAGGAGTATAGGTCCAAtcatattgtttttgtatgTTAGATAAATCATCCTGTTTATCTGCTTGTTGTccctttttcttattatcTTGCCATTTTTTAGCATAGGAGACTCTAATACCGGTATCTTGTAACGAAACAGTCCGTAAAGCATCCATTGCgttaaaatcaatttcCACTCCATTATCTTTTCCCTCCTCgaaaaatttaatgtttattttgttattaccaAATATCATTTCGGGTAATGGCAAGATTGATTCCATTTCCCATTTCTGAATTTCTTGTGCATTCAAAATAGGATATTTCTTACACGATATAGTCCATTTATCATCCACTGTAATGGATGGTGAATCATCTAATGGCATTCGTGCCATAGGAGAGGGAATAATTACGCTCCCGCAATGACAACATGCGGGGTTATTTATACTATTACATTTATGGCgtattttcttttgcaTTGAAGAGGATGTTTTAACACTGGTAGTAGTGGTATTTGTACTATACATGCTGTTAGGCCTGAtagaagaggaaaaagatGACAAAGTAGAAGAAGCAGCAATGGTGGTAGCAGTGTTTGGGATAGTAACACGTTGAATTGGTGGACCTCTAGCCTTAACAATTGAAGCATGCATCTCTCTTGCACCATTAACTTCTAAAGTTTGGATACCAGGACCAGATGGTCTATTTCTTTCAAGAAAAGGTCCTTTATCTGATTGATTTCTCATTAAATTTCTGTTACTCTGGTTATTACGCATTTATGAATGTTTCttgattgttttttttttttttttttttttttttatttatttatattattctttttgtttttattatctcagaaataaaagagggaataaagtaaaataaaataaaataaaaataatggatattttctttttaacgAGGCGGTGGATTTATAATCAGAAAtcattccttttttttttttttttttttattttattttttttattttattttaaccTTTCAGTTTaagattttaatttaaattgtACGTACACAACAAGTGATCTCTTATCCTagtcataataataataatagtttatttttttgcattctttttttttaaaaagaaaaaacattagAAACCAAACACCATTTAAACTACTTCAGTAAcgataaacaaataatgaAGGTTTTAACAAAAGGTAACTCAACCAATGGTagaccaaaaaaattattgaacaAAAGATATATAACAGTCATAATAacatctatttttattatatacttATGGTTTAATCAGTTAGGGACTTCTAATCTATCATACCAAACTGAAAACGAAGAAATATTAACTTCTATTCCGACTAGTAATTCCTTTACTAACGACAAtaattatgaaaataagGAAGTGTCAACTTCTAATCCAAGTGATGCTTCCTCCACCAACAGCGATGAAAATTTGAAAGATTTTTATCACAATTATGAAGGGGAAATCGGACAACAGAAATTGACAACAGCCGAAGATATGTATTCCTCCGTCATAATGCCTAAGATGCCTGACCAAGAAGCAAAAAGGGCTTTAGGCAATGCCTCTTGGAAGTACTTTCATACGTTGTTGGCAAGATTTCCTGACCACCCGACGCAAGAACAGAGGGACAAGTTAAACACTTTTTTACAGTTATACGCAGAGCTCTATCCCTGCGGTGAATGTTCTTATCATTTTGTCAAACTAATGGAGAAATATCCGCCACAGACAAGCAGTAGAACAACAGCGGCTTTATGGGGATGCCACGTTCATAATTTGGTTAATGAACACTTAAAAAAACCAGAGTATGATTGTACTACTATCTTAGAAGATTATGATTGTGGATGCGGTGATGACGCCAGCGATGAGGATTTACAAGATTATCCGAAAGGAAACAATAGTATAATTACTAGTGGTATCACGTtggaaaaagaacaaaaacagTTAGGCTAATAGGTTATAATTAAGAGAAATAGTTGatttatgttattattattggttatatatatatatatatatatatactattTATATTGTAGTTGTGCCTTTTATTTGGTTATTCTTACctgttatatattttgttataataatgGGTAATATGGGagatttataataatttacaTAATTTCACAGCAACCACCTTGCACACTCCCATGTTCTTTCTTATTAAATCTCTTATGGTTGGAATACTCATTTAATGGCCGGTTATTTAACGGGTTGGAATTTACCTTTGGATATCCCCATAGAGTGGGTAACATATAAtcaattgttgttgtagtaTAGTCTATTAGACTCAAACATGCGTTGGAAGACGTTATTCTTTCTTTGActaattgttgttttaatctattattcaattcaataattctttttaattttaaaaattgtaatTTATATTCTAATTGTTCATTGTCATGTACGTTAATAGGGGCAGCGTTGGTAGAATTACTATTAGTggtatcatttttattcattttttgtcTTATAGTTGGTAGTAGTAGAGATGCTAGtatcgtttttttttttttttttttttttctttcttttaacCAGGTTTTAAAGGTGATATATACTATAAAAGATGATATTCATATTGAAAAGTTAGACATTATTAGAATAATATGTTATTTCTAACGAATTTTAAATGAAGGTAAGAACGATAAAGTATacagatatatatatatattattatgatatttAAATAGCTATCGTTTTTATTTAGGTTAATTATTACCAGAATGATTTTGaggtttatttattctttataaaaatgattagAATTTAAAGGCCAAAGAAGATCAACCTCAAAAATGTCAAGTTTTCTGATGTCGTTgcaacttaaaaaaaacggaaaaaggaaaatggTGTCCGTGTCGCAAtcggataaaaaaaataaaaaaaaaaataaaaaaaaaaataaaaaaaaaaaaaaaagggaccAATGGAAAACATGAAGTTCATAAGATACGGGTGTTTTGTTGGTGTGGGTgcaatttttattctcGTCTATCattgccttttttttttattttttattgatactTTTCACTTTTCGTCCCCTCATTCTGCCAATTATCCCATTCTTCCTTTGCTTTCTTTGCTTTACTTTACTTTACTTTATTTCACTTCCCTTTGTTTAGTCAACTTTAATAAcaactattattactaaaatAGAAaggaataaataaaaattaattatattcACTATGGAACATCCAGCTTGGACTTTATCGGGGTTATGTGTTATTGGTGGCTCGATGGGTTATCTACGTAAGAAATCTGTCCCATCGTTAGCTGCTGGCTTAATATTTGGTGGTATTTACGCTTATTCTGGTTACTTACTACACAATAATGCTGATAATGGCTTAGAATTAGCCTTAGGCGCTTCCTCAGTTTTGTTTGCCACTGGTTTGATACGTGGTTTCCCTTCTAGATTCACTAAACCTGTTCCAGTGGTTCTAACTGTCTTGGGTGGCTTAGGTTccctttattattacaaaaagTACAAGGAATTTTATCCATGATTATGAAAGTTTAACgtgttattaaatatatatatgtgctAATGGCGATGGTATTTTGCATACCTGTTATTATGTGGAATTAAtatactactactactactattattattattattattattattattgctatcaCCATCGTTATATGGTATATATTGAGGGAAACGGTGTTTTTTTGCTTAAAACTAAATATCTATTTCCATGCGATAAATAACcattgatatatttttttataattaaattattcaaaatacATTCCAATTCATCCAATTCATTCTCAATGTCATTATCTTTCCCCCTAATTTCTTTTGATGCTGCTCTCCATATCGCATTTAATTCTTGTAAATTTACTTTGgtgtcattattattcaacGCCCAGTATTTATGTAACAATCTTGTAAAACAAACATTTTTGAGATCGGCGcagacaataataaataatttattggctaacaaaaacttttcttgGTTGAAACACCATTGTTTGAACAGGAAAATCTCGCCGTTTTTGAGAATTTTATACAATTCGAGCCATTTATTTAGTTCATGTGGTATCCCGGTCTCTTGCGTGAAGGGAAATTTCAATagcttatttttaaattttaaataacatGGTGCcaataaatctaaaatCTTAACAATCATCTTAGTGCATTTAATGTTACAATATTGGTAACTCTCCATCAAATATTCTACACATCTAGGGTCGTTTATCCTAATGAAATATTTCCccatgaaaaaattaaaccacaacaattcaaaatttttattcccGGGAATGTCTTTCAAACTTGGTAGCTGCTTTGTATTTAGTCTATTCATTAAtactttaataaaactCTTTTCCAtatcaaaattatttagtttttcaTAAGTTGAAAATTCTAATAGAATAAAAGGGTAAACACCCAGTTTCTTGTTAATTGTAGTATCAGGTTCCCTATCATTTAAGCACAATTTGAAACTATTATGGATGGTTCTATTacatttttccaaaaaagtTTCATCATCTAAATCCCCAATCTGTTTGCGATGTGATTTCAGCAATTTATTTGTGTTGCATAaatttttgtcttttttattgttcataacattattgttgtcgttaaaaaaataagcatCTAATAAATTTGCAATTGAATACAATTGTGAAGCTACAAGATACATTGGTTTGGTGATCCAGTTTTTTTCTCCCTCAGCGAGTctattaatctttttcaattgacTATCACACAAACTAAAATATTCTTGTAGTTTAGTAATTAAAAGCTCAACTACCCTAGGTTCCACtgttttattactattgttgaCAAATTTCTGAAGTGTTGCATGTAATGGATATTCACGGTATAAGTATTTCAATTTCAAGCTAACATCAATTAAATCACgtatttttccattttttgaATGAATACTATATGAATCAGGTGCTGGTTCAAATAGAAAAGCGTTATAATTTTGTGCGTTGGATATATCCTCTGGCGTACCAATTAATGGTGATGGTGGAGCagagtataataataagtttTTGAATAAGGGACTAAATTCATTTTTGGTCAAGCATTCTgatataacaaaataataaaagttttccATTACTAAtataagtatatatatatatgtgtgtgtgtgctaattgttatattttgattgtttttatatctataaATCTGTTTTGGGATACCTTTATATTGAactttttagaaaatatcTTAACAAGTTTTGTATGGgcttaaataaataaatataaaatggCCGTTAATCAATGATGTTGATCACATTAatagtttaaaaataagaccGGGTTacattgatttttattttattttccatgtttttttcattttttttttttgatatcaACCAaaagactttttttttttaaacaacggtttgtatttaatatttccaaccaattataaaaaaaaaaaaaaaaaaatatatatatatatatatatatagttacAAGCATGAATGAATCAGCACCAGTACTGTTACCAGAAACCCCTAGCAAACAACAAAGAATTGTAAGCGAGACTACCGGATTATACCACTTAAATCttgttgataaaaaaagggaTCAAGAAGTTGGTGAAGATATAGACGAAGAAATCAATAATGAGAATCCCATTGGAGATGACGTTGTTACctcaaaaaaagaaatgccTAAAACACCAAGCGTCAGCAAAATAGCCACAGCTACAACATTAAATAGTAAAAGATCAAATCTGAATTTATCGCCAAAGAGATCAAGTCTAAATTTATCTCCAAAAAGATCAAGTTTAAATTTATCGCCAAAAAGATCAAGTTTAAATCTAAGAATAACTGCCTCCCCGCAAAATACCGGGAATGGTAATATTGGAAATGGCATTGATGCAAACTATGAACAATTTATAGGATCTACTAAAACTGAAAGAATGAATAGTCCTGGTACCAATGTCAATATAAAAGACCAATCTGAGACTAAAGAAGAAGTATTTGACGCTGAAAAACTATTAATGGAGTTGGCTAGTAAAGAAAGGGTGGTATTTGAATTGGGGAAACAATTGGAAATTGCTAAAAGGGATTTGAATGATTTTGAATTGAAAtgtagaaaaataatagccAAGCAACAAGGATTAGATCCTAGTTCTGTACttgatagtaataataataataataataataataattactATTATAATAGTATTTCTGGCAGTAATGTTACTAATGCTGGAAATGAATTGTTTAGACGGTTAACCAGCAAACTAGTGGAAACAACAACTAATTTAGCTGCATCTATGGAAACGCCATTAGATATTGAATTTCCTGGTACAATGAAAGACAATACTTCTATTAATGGTATCACAACTAATACTGACAAAATGACTGAAGTGCCGAACTTAAAAGCCAAATCTAGCATGTTCCAAATGGGTTTGGATAGATTTAATAGCATGGTAAATGGTACTGGTGATACTACTACTTCTACAAAAATCATTTCTAACAATGAATTGGAAACTGGCCGCACTTCTATCTCTAACTCTCAACTTTCTTTAAACCCGGAACCTATTTCCAATAAAGATCCC
This window harbors:
- the TIF5 gene encoding translation initiation factor eIF5 (similar to Saccharomyces cerevisiae YPR041W | TIF5 | Translation Initiation Factor) yields the protein MSINICRSNTDPFYRYKMPPIQAKVEGKGNGIKTNIMNAADVARALNRPVSYIIKYFGFELGAQTTIDEAKDRYLVNGVHEPGKLQDTLDGFINKFVLCGSCQNPETEIIIKNGSDLQRDCKACGKITSMDPRHKLYSYILKNPPGSGGSSSGSKKSKKKAATASANVVGGGVSISDIAQENQGINTELNKKSKNKAKDDEDDELARKINAAASNLEKIEVKDDDWAVDMSEEAIRKRALEGSGAEPLSPELVKLEEYGEWADNQEEFPSDVELYKKAVEMDLVQDPRLACVIPQIMFEDEDIVSEIAEHAPFFIKLINNRPEFEKHFLGGIERFLGIQHPELIPLLPKILVQIYNNDICSEESIMHFGTTCSKKFVPKPISKKVRKSAKPFITWLKSAEEDDEEEDDE
- the EMC2 gene encoding Emc2p (similar to Saccharomyces cerevisiae YJR088C | EMC2 | ER Membrane protein Complex), which produces MSIPLKEKLISIATTGYYAQLDPKQIEETYHELKTYLKFSTGLTNMEYFQLLDLLLILCLYKGRDTEAEFLYKALCDKFGEDSPFLHYYRSLLHEIGNINNPDVEDTTPVEKDIENLISTHLEVETDNVDYLLMSKRYLMLKKRGCSIQTWLRLCFGLLEKFPMDAELWYSCALEYFKLELYDQAIYCFEEVVMLTPFNYVALGSLGEALYYKYKSNTTTITNKNNNNLAETIYVLQEALDRFLKSVELSENYMKSWCFIAIICKEILDLSNNDKKYSKKRELLDLAKRQLQKTDIMNESDKTACKLVLSNI
- the TIP41 gene encoding Tip41p (similar to Saccharomyces cerevisiae YPR040W | TIP41 | Tap42 Interacting Protein) — protein: MRNNQSNRNLMRNQSDKGPFLERNRPSGPGIQTLEVNGAREMHASIVKARGPPIQRVTIPNTATTIAASSTLSSFSSSIRPNSMYSTNTTTTSVKTSSSMQKKIRHKCNSINNPACCHCGSVIIPSPMARMPLDDSPSITVDDKWTISCKKYPILNAQEIQKWEMESILPLPEMIFGNNKINIKFFEEGKDNGVEIDFNAMDALRTVSLQDTGIRVSYAKKWQDNKKKGQQADKQDDLSNIQKQYDWTYTPIDYKGLVKFSKENTHSFTLDNDYQLPIDKLSRPDPILFYDDMVLYEDELADNGISVLSAKIRVMNERLLLLCRFFLRVDEVLFRVHDTRIYIEFDEKVVVREYKEFECDYATVLSKYLGTKDPKLALRDSNAVIQHLPLIKRECETLRL
- the ERV2 gene encoding flavin-linked sulfhydryl oxidase (similar to Saccharomyces cerevisiae YPR037C | ERV2 | Essential for Respiration and Viability); protein product: MKVLTKGNSTNGRPKKLLNKRYITVIITSIFIIYLWFNQLGTSNLSYQTENEEILTSIPTSNSFTNDNNYENKEVSTSNPSDASSTNSDENLKDFYHNYEGEIGQQKLTTAEDMYSSVIMPKMPDQEAKRALGNASWKYFHTLLARFPDHPTQEQRDKLNTFLQLYAELYPCGECSYHFVKLMEKYPPQTSSRTTAALWGCHVHNLVNEHLKKPEYDCTTILEDYDCGCGDDASDEDLQDYPKGNNSIITSGITLEKEQKQLG
- the STE18 gene encoding Ste18p (similar to Saccharomyces cerevisiae YJR086W | STE18 | STErile) — its product is MNKNDTTNSNSTNAAPINVHDNEQLEYKLQFLKLKRIIELNNRLKQQLVKERITSSNACLSLIDYTTTTIDYMLPTLWGYPKVNSNPLNNRPLNEYSNHKRFNKKEHGSVQGGCCEIM
- the TMH11 gene encoding Tmh11p (similar to Saccharomyces cerevisiae YJR085C | protein of unknown function), whose protein sequence is MEHPAWTLSGLCVIGGSMGYLRKKSVPSLAAGLIFGGIYAYSGYLLHNNADNGLELALGASSVLFATGLIRGFPSRFTKPVPVVLTVLGGLGSLYYYKKYKEFYP
- a CDS encoding uncharacterized protein (similar to Saccharomyces cerevisiae YJR084W | protein that forms a complex with Thp3p), producing the protein MENFYYFVISECLTKNEFSPLFKNLLLYSAPPSPLIGTPEDISNAQNYNAFLFEPAPDSYSIHSKNGKIRDLIDVSLKLKYLYREYPLHATLQKFVNNSNKTVEPRVVELLITKLQEYFSLCDSQLKKINRLAEGEKNWITKPMYLVASQLYSIANLLDAYFFNDNNNVMNNKKDKNLCNTNKLLKSHRKQIGDLDDETFLEKCNRTIHNSFKLCLNDREPDTTINKKLGVYPFILLEFSTYEKLNNFDMEKSFIKVLMNRLNTKQLPSLKDIPGNKNFELLWFNFFMGKYFIRINDPRCVEYLMESYQYCNIKCTKMIVKILDLLAPCYLKFKNKLLKFPFTQETGIPHELNKWLELYKILKNGEIFLFKQWCFNQEKFLLANKLFIIVCADLKNVCFTRLLHKYWALNNNDTKVNLQELNAIWRAASKEIRGKDNDIENELDELECILNNLIIKKYINGYLSHGNRYLVLSKKTPFPSIYTI
- the ACF4 gene encoding Acf4p produces the protein MNESAPVLLPETPSKQQRIVSETTGLYHLNLVDKKRDQEVGEDIDEEINNENPIGDDVVTSKKEMPKTPSVSKIATATTLNSKRSNLNLSPKRSSLNLSPKRSSLNLSPKRSSLNLRITASPQNTGNGNIGNGIDANYEQFIGSTKTERMNSPGTNVNIKDQSETKEEVFDAEKLLMELASKERVVFELGKQLEIAKRDLNDFELKCRKIIAKQQGLDPSSVLDSNNNNNNNNNYYYNSISGSNVTNAGNELFRRLTSKLVETTTNLAASMETPLDIEFPGTMKDNTSINGITTNTDKMTEVPNLKAKSSMFQMGLDRFNSMVNGTGDTTTSTKIISNNELETGRTSISNSQLSLNPEPISNKDPTPADHPISDSKPSLNSNPNSNSKSESISASKTEPQKQQYSFMDRLKSKWNEFLEYDEDEAKYDKKMDEKRGRMAVSHDYNDALYNDDAIEYSENEDSEYEDGTDHVYSSFKRGS